The Impatiens glandulifera chromosome 3, dImpGla2.1, whole genome shotgun sequence genome contains a region encoding:
- the LOC124928815 gene encoding polypyrimidine tract-binding protein homolog 3, with product MTDPSKVIHVRNVGHEISENDLLLLFQPFGVITKLVMLRAKNQALLQMQDVPSAITALQFYANVQPAIRGRNVYVQFSSHQELTTIDQNSQTRAEEPNRILLVTVHHMQYPITVEVLHQVFKSHGFVEKIVTFQKSAGFQALIQFESRQSSSDARNSLQGRNIYDGCCQLDIQFSNLDELQVNYNNERSRDFTNSALPSEPKGRPSQAGYGDMGAGFPQMGNAAAVAAAFGGGLPPGISGTNDRCTVLVSNFNTDKMDENKLFNLFSIYGNIVRIKLLRNKPDHALVQMGDGFQAELAVHFLKGTTVFGKRLEVNFSKHPTITTGADTHEYSNSNLNRFNRNAAKNYRYCCSPTKMIHISSIPQDVTEDEIVAYFEEHGVILNTKVFEMNNKKQALVMFETEEQATEALVSKHATTLDASVIRISFSQLHNI from the exons ATGACGGATCCTTCAAAAGTCATTCATGTTCGCAATGTGGGTCACGAGATTTCAGAG AATGACTTGCTTCTACTCTTCCAGCCATTTGGGGTCATCACTAAGCTTGTGATGCTTCGAGCAAAAAATCAG GCACTCCTTCAAATGCAAGATGTTCCATCAGCTATTACTGCATTACAATTCTATGCAAATGTTCAACCGGCCATAAG GGGACGAAATGTCTATGTCCAATTCTCATCACATCAGGAACTAACAACTATTGATCAGAATTCACAAACTCGAGCTGAAGAG CCCAATCGAATTCTCTTAGTTACAGTTCATCACATGCAATACCCTATTACTGTGGAAGTGCTGCACCAAGTGTTTAAGTCGCACGGGTTTGTGGAAAAGATCGTCACGTTTCAGAAGTCCGCTG GTTTTCAAGCACTTATACAGTTTGAGTCACGTCAGAGTTCTTCTGATGCTAGAAATTCACTTCAG GGGCGTAACATTTACGATGGCTGCTGTCAGCTGGACATTCAGTTCTCAAA CCTTGATGAACTACAAGTGAACTACAATAATGAGAGATCAAG GGATTTCACAAATTCGGCATTGCCTTCTGAACCTAAGGGCAGACCCTCACAg gCTGGGTATGGAGACATGGGAG CTGGATTTCCACAG ATGGGAAATGCTGCTGCTGTTGCAGCTGCCTTTGGAGGAGGTTTACCTCCAGGAATAAGCGGGACAAACGACAGGTGTACCGTTCTTGTATCGAACTTCAATACTGAT AAGATGGATGAGAATAAGCTGTTCAACCTGTTTTCAATTTACGGAAACATTGTAAGAATCAAGCTGCTACGCAATAAACCCGATCACGCACTAGTCCAGATGGGGGATGGTTTCCAGGCGGAGTTAGCCGTTCATTTCTTAAAG GGTACAACTGTGTTTGGGAAGCGTTTGGAAGTGAATTTCTCAAAGCATCCAACAATCACAACTGGTGCAGACACGCACGAATACAGCAACTCAAATCTGAACCGTTTTAACAGAAATGCTGCGAAGAACTATCGGTACTGTTGCTCGCCTACGAAAATGATTCACATTTCGAGTATCCCCCAGGATGTGACGGAGGATGAGATTGTGGCGTATTTTGAAGAACATGGGGTGATCCTGAACACAAAGGTGTTTGAGATGAATAATAAGAAGCAGGCTCTTGTCATGTTCGAGACGGAGGAGCAGGCCACTGAAGCCCTCGTGTCTAAGCATGCTACCACTTTAGATGCTTCTGTCATTCGTATATCCTTTTCTCAGTTGCACAACATCTAG
- the LOC124928814 gene encoding protein LIKE COV 2: MMEGMESTSVATGHSGNDPEDPEKSPPGSPNSSTRKACYAVLQSWVSKKFMTGCVVLFPVAVTFFVTWWFIQFVDGFFSPIYERLGVDVFGLGFLTSLIFIIFVGIFASSWLGATIFWIGEWFIKKMPFMKHIYSASKQISGAISPDKNISAFKEVAIIRHPRVGEYAFGFITSTVVLQRDSGDEELCSVYVPTNHLYIGDIFLVNSKEIIRPNLSIREGIEIIVSVGMTMPQVISPLSTSHRLNERIPLNRMM, encoded by the exons ATGATGGAGGGCATGGAATCGACGTCGGTTGCGACCGGGCATTCCGGTAACGATCCCGAGGATCCTGAAAAGTCACCTCCCGGTTCCCCTAATTCCTCCACTCGGAAG GCTTGCTATGCTGTTCTACAAAGTTGGGTTTCAAAGAAGTTCATGACGGGATG TGTGGTTCTTTTTCCAGTAGCTGTCACTTTTTTTGTCACCTGGTGGTTTATTCAGTTTGTTGATGGTTTCTTCAGTCCCATATATGAAAGACTTGGGGTTGACGTATTTG GTCTTGGATTTTTGACATCATTGATTTTCATCATCTTTGTGGGTATTTTTGCTTCATCATGGTTGGGTGCCACCATTTTCTGGATTGGAGAATGGTTTATTAAGAAAATGCCCTTCATGAAGCACATATATTCAGCGTCCAAGCAAATTAGTGGAGCTATTTCTCCAG ATAAAAATATCAGTGCTTTCAAGGAGGTAGCCATAATCCGTCATCCACGAGTTGGTGAATATGCATTTGGTTTTATTACATCAACAGTTGTTCTCCAG AGAGATAGTGGAGATGAGGAACTATGCAGTGTTTATGTTCCAACAAATCATTTATACATTGGAGACATATTCCTAGTCAATTCCAAGGAGATCATAAGGCCTAATTTATCGATTCGAGAAGGAATAG AGATAATTGTGTCGGTTGGAATGACAATGCCACAAGTTATTTCGCCATTGTCAACATCTCATCGTCTGAATGAGAGGATACCCTTAAACAGAATGATGTGA